A genomic region of Scomber japonicus isolate fScoJap1 chromosome 5, fScoJap1.pri, whole genome shotgun sequence contains the following coding sequences:
- the LOC128358647 gene encoding fibroblast growth factor 23-like: MQPFFSLFLIAVHVSVPVDCKPRLQDPRQLLHQQSSLNTGAHADTPAGMERFYLELSSSMRKGIHRDFLVILPVRTDTSNFVSIFDLRRKRFLCMDLEGELYTSRQKDREDCLFQRIWLDLVNHRNVFYSTSGGQMLKLVGAELQVVHQKQPEPTSAHLLKRFLGPLVKRQRRSHEVNPSDPLRSQSRPSHSIKHHKDANHRQPEQDQAGAVSKETITSCDDPLRVLQPNGPESPVKTNIADQAQQN, from the exons ATGCaaccttttttctcacttttcctGATTGCTGTACATGTGTCTGTACCAGTGGATTGTAAACCGAGGCTCCAGGATCCACGACAGCTACTACATCAGCAGAGCAGCCTTAATACAGGAGCACATGCAGATACACCAGCCGGTATGGAACGTTTCTATCTGGAGCTAAGCAGTTCAATGAGAAAAGGCATTCACCGTGACTTTCTGG TTATTTTGCCAGTAAGAACAGATACAAGCAACTTTGTGTCAATATTTGACTTGAGAAGAAAACGCTTTCTCTGCATGGACTTAGAGGGAGAGCTGTACACCTCT aGACAAAAGGACAGAGAAGACTGCCTTTTCCAGCGCATTTGGTTAGATTTGGTGAACCACCGCAATGTGTTTTATTCTACAAGTGGGGGCCAGATGCTCAAACTGGTGGGAGCTGAGCTGCAAGTTGTTCACCAGAAGCAACCTGAACCCACCTCAGCCCACCTGCTGAAGAGGTTCCTGGGTCCTTTggtaaagagacagaggaggagtcACGAGGTGAACCCCTCTGACCCATTAAGATCACAGTCACGTCCCTCACATTCTATCAAACATCACAAAGATGCAAATCATAGACAGCCTGAACAGGACCAGGCTGGCGCTGTGTCCAAAGAGACCATCACCTCCTGTGATGACCCCTTGCGGGTCTTACAGCCCAACGGGCCTGAAAGTCCCGTCAAGACTAATATTGCAGACCAGGCGCAACAGAACTAA